In the Candidatus Chlamydia sanziniae genome, CAACAATGTGTATCTCTCGCCTTCTCCTTTAGAAGTAAACTTTATTTCTGCAGTTCATACGGAAGAGCATCTTATCTATGCACAAGGTGTTATTCTTGATACCTTAATCAAAGTGTTTCATGGTGTGAGTTCACAAAGATCTTTATAGCAATTAGGAGACTTATGGAGAGAAAAAAAAAGCTCAGTATGCTTCAGTTTCTTTTTTGTCTTCCTTTGGGTATTGGACGATGGATCGGGTTTAGTTGTACTGTTATTAGAAGTTTTTCGTGGGAAAAGAGTCTGATTCGTTCTGTTTATCTGCAAGGTTATGATATTGGCGTGCGTTCATTGTCTATCACTGTTCTTACGGGTATAGTGAGTGGAATTGTTCTTGCTTTACAGTCTTATTATCAGTTAGGAATGCATGGTCTTTCGTGTGCTATAGGTTTTTTTGTTGTAAAGAGTATTTTGGTGGAGATTGGGCCTGTATTAACAGCTTTGGCTCTTTCTGGAAAAGTCAGTGGAGCTATTGCTGTTTTTCTAGGAACGTTGCGAATGACTGAACAGGTCAGTGCGATGAAGACTTTAGGAGAGAATCCTTTAAAGTACTTTGCTTTACCACGCATTATTGCTGGAGTACTTGTTATGCCAGTTTTGGTAATTATTGCTATATGGTCAGGAATATTGGCGGGTTATGGGATTTGCCGCTATGTTTTTCAGATCCCTTCACGGGTATATTGGAGCATGACATTTGGCAACGTACTATTTTCAGACTTATTGATGGTTATTATTAAATCTTTAGTTTTTGGTTTTATCATCACCTCGCTAGGTTGTTATTATGGTCTTGCCCACCATCGTCGCATTTCCGGAATTACTGACGTGATTACTGCGGGTATGGTTGCTTCGTATGTCTCCATAGTATTTATTAACTGTGTCATTACGACACTATTTCATGTGTTATGTTAAGTTATGTTACCGTGGATTTATGTAAATGATATTTATAAGAACTATTTGGATGTTGAAGGACAAAAACATACGGTTTTAAATGGTGTTTCTTTAGAGATTTTCCCTAATGAATTTTTAGTAATTTTGGGTAAATCTGGAAGTGGTAAAAGTGTCCTTTTGCGGCATATTATGGGTTTAGAATGTCCTGACTTTGGAAAGGTGGATTATGCTGAGGAGTTTTTGTATAAAGGCCAGTTAAAGCAATTTATGATTGGGATGGTCTTCCAGGGAGGAGCTCTATTTGATTTTCTTACTGTAAAGGAGAATGTGACGTTTGGCTTACGGGCATATAATGCAAAGACTCAAAAACTTTCTGAGGAAGATATCGAAGAGAAGGCAATGAATGCTTTACGAGATGTGGGCTTGGAGTATGCTGCAGACTTCTTGCCTACTAAGTTGTCTGGTGGGATGGTGAAGAGAGTTGCTTTGGTGCGCTCTTTGATCTATGCGCCTAAATTAGTGCTTTATGATGAGCCTACTGCAGGTCTTGATCCCATGACAAGTCAGGAAATTACGCGACTCATTGCAAGATTGCGCAATGAACAGAGCATGGGGGGTGTAATTGTGACTCATGATATTGCTTTAACTTTAACTTTGGCAGATCGCATTGCGATACATCATGAGGGCACCATCCCGCGCATCTATACGAAACAAGAGTTTATGGATACAGAAGAACCGTTAGTAGAGCAATTTTTTTGCTTGTTCCCAAATGTCCGGGAGTTAAGAGGAGCAGATGTCTAGAGCAGATCATAAAGCAATGTGCTTAGGATTATTTGTTGTTGTCGGTATCTTAGGGTTGTTAGCAGTGATGATTTTTTTCCCTAAAGCTCATGGGAATAGAAAACAAGAACTTCACGTAGCCTTTATCTATGCTGGAGGTGCTTGCAAGGGCATGAATGTCTGTCTTGCAGGTCAGGTGGTAGGTTCTGTAACAGCAATACAGAATATTATGAATGAGGAAAGAAGAAACGCTGAAGGGCAGCTGTATTGCTATAAGCTGGTTTTAAAAATCGATTCCCTTGTGTCTTTGTATGCAGGGGATACTATCACCATGTACTCTCCTAAAGTTCTTGGTGAATCTGTTATCAATATTTTTCCTAAAGGTCCTAGTCACGAAAGCTCTAAGATAACTTCTAAAGAGCTTATCTATGGGCATAATATTGACCCGGTGGAAAAACTTATTCAGTGTATAGACAAAACAGAGAAAGCTATGATTACGCTTCGTGAGGAAGTCAAAAAGATTTCTTTAAAGGTGAGTAGTTTGCTTGATAATGAACTAGAAACTTCTTT is a window encoding:
- a CDS encoding MlaE family ABC transporter permease, with the translated sequence MERKKKLSMLQFLFCLPLGIGRWIGFSCTVIRSFSWEKSLIRSVYLQGYDIGVRSLSITVLTGIVSGIVLALQSYYQLGMHGLSCAIGFFVVKSILVEIGPVLTALALSGKVSGAIAVFLGTLRMTEQVSAMKTLGENPLKYFALPRIIAGVLVMPVLVIIAIWSGILAGYGICRYVFQIPSRVYWSMTFGNVLFSDLLMVIIKSLVFGFIITSLGCYYGLAHHRRISGITDVITAGMVASYVSIVFINCVITTLFHVLC
- a CDS encoding ABC transporter ATP-binding protein gives rise to the protein MLPWIYVNDIYKNYLDVEGQKHTVLNGVSLEIFPNEFLVILGKSGSGKSVLLRHIMGLECPDFGKVDYAEEFLYKGQLKQFMIGMVFQGGALFDFLTVKENVTFGLRAYNAKTQKLSEEDIEEKAMNALRDVGLEYAADFLPTKLSGGMVKRVALVRSLIYAPKLVLYDEPTAGLDPMTSQEITRLIARLRNEQSMGGVIVTHDIALTLTLADRIAIHHEGTIPRIYTKQEFMDTEEPLVEQFFCLFPNVRELRGADV
- a CDS encoding MlaD family protein, which produces MSRADHKAMCLGLFVVVGILGLLAVMIFFPKAHGNRKQELHVAFIYAGGACKGMNVCLAGQVVGSVTAIQNIMNEERRNAEGQLYCYKLVLKIDSLVSLYAGDTITMYSPKVLGESVINIFPKGPSHESSKITSKELIYGHNIDPVEKLIQCIDKTEKAMITLREEVKKISLKVSSLLDNELETSLTHQALRAVEAIQCSAEKISNCLDVPRIEKMDKLIDECQEIAFSLRNYGLLYQYNAKWKRLQKHREQNDLLYSKERSQESK